One part of the Lachnospiraceae bacterium JLR.KK002 genome encodes these proteins:
- the rpsR gene encoding 30S ribosomal protein S18, translating into MAYNKTDRGDAPMKRRGGMRRRKKVCVFCGKDNVIDYKDTNKLKRYISERGKILPRRITGNCAKHQRALTVAIKRARHISLMPYVTD; encoded by the coding sequence ATGGCTTATAATAAAACAGACAGAGGCGATGCTCCCATGAAGCGGAGAGGCGGAATGCGCAGAAGAAAGAAGGTTTGCGTATTTTGCGGAAAAGACAACGTGATTGATTATAAAGATACCAACAAGTTAAAGAGATATATTTCTGAAAGAGGAAAGATTCTTCCCAGAAGAATCACCGGCAACTGTGCAAAGCACCAGAGAGCTCTTACCGTTGCCATCAAGAGAGCAAGACATATCTCCTTAATGCCTTATGTTACAGATTAA
- the ssb gene encoding single-stranded DNA-binding protein, translating to MNKVILMGRLTRDPEVRYSQGEQATAVARYTLAVDRRFKRDSDQQTADFINCVAFGRSGEFAEKYFHKGTKIAITGRIQTGSYTNQDGQRVYTTDVVVEEQEFAESKAASEGQAGGYQPVGRPAPSAAVGDGFMNIPDGIDEELPFN from the coding sequence ATGAATAAAGTAATACTGATGGGCAGACTGACCAGAGATCCGGAAGTCCGTTACTCACAGGGTGAGCAGGCAACGGCAGTTGCAAGATATACACTGGCTGTAGACAGAAGATTTAAGCGTGACAGTGACCAGCAGACCGCAGATTTTATCAATTGTGTTGCCTTTGGCAGAAGCGGTGAATTTGCAGAAAAATATTTCCATAAGGGAACCAAGATTGCCATAACCGGAAGGATTCAGACCGGAAGCTACACCAATCAGGACGGACAGAGAGTGTATACCACGGATGTTGTGGTGGAGGAGCAGGAATTTGCAGAGAGCAAGGCTGCAAGTGAAGGACAGGCAGGCGGATACCAGCCGGTCGGAAGACCCGCCCCCAGCGCGGCAGTCGGAGATGGTTTTATGAATATTCCCGACGGGATAGACGAAGAGCTGCCATTTAATTAG